In Aspergillus fumigatus Af293 chromosome 6, whole genome shotgun sequence, the genomic window TCCCCGTATACGCTCCGTCGTGCTTGCACAGAAACGCTAGGGATCCACAGAACCACCCCTCAGCCACATCCACGTCAATCTGGTTCTCCTGCCCAGCTAGCAATTGGGGTTCGATCTCGTACGTCTGGTAGGCCAAGCGTTCCTGGTACGAGGTCCATCCTGGCGCAAGAAGCTGGTCCCCAATCCGAAACCCATTGATGTGCGCCTCGTAGATGCCATGTGCCGTGATATACAGCCGTGCGCGCTTGGCAGCAGCACCCTCGGGCAGCACCAGCCGACGCCGAAATATGACCGGCCGATGCTTCCCCGGCACAGTCTCGGTGGGCTGACTCGGCTCAATCAACTGACACCCGCTCCAGTCGTCTGAGCGCAACAGGCCCGCCTCAATCACCAGCGGCGATGACCAGTCACTGCGTGAGTTGGCAGTGCCGGCAACTCGCACG contains:
- a CDS encoding putative rhamnosidase, giving the protein MVRIARVWAEHHEPDTIGIGEDRPRISWSFAGDDRNWEQICYEVEAKHDDGRLSSVTIESSQSRLVPWPFRPLSSRERVEVRVRVAGTANSRSDWSSPLVIEAGLLRSDDWSGCQLIEPSQPTETVPGKHRPVIFRRRLVLPEGAAAKRARLYITAHGIYEAHINGFRIGDQLLAPGWTSYQERLAYQTYEIEPQLLAGQENQIDVDVAEGWFCGSLAFLCKHDGAYTGTAV